The sequence below is a genomic window from Mytilus edulis chromosome 2, xbMytEdul2.2, whole genome shotgun sequence.
tttttggctTCAATTTCAAGTTATATTTCCTGAATCTGTCCAATACCTGTTTTAAGTTTTCCAAATGATTTGAAAAACTGTCGCCTAGAACTAAAACATTATCAAGATAAGCCAAACACTCTTTCCATGCCAGTCCTTGCAAGACGAGCTGTATCAGTCTACTAAAAGTAGCAGGGCTATTACACAGACCAAAGTCTAATTTTACATGCTCAAACTGACCATACTTTGTAATAAAGGCTGTCTTGTGTTTATCCCTTTTGCCAATCTGCAACTGCCAATACCCTGCGGCCATGTCCAGCGATGACATATATACATTTCCACCAAGTGTATCTAAGCAAGATTCGATGTTTGGAATCGGAAATGCGTCTTTTATAGTTACTTTATTTAAAGAACGATAATCAACACAGTACCGCAAGCTGCCATCCTTCTTCTTATACCGGAGTAGCTGCCCACTAAGAGTTTGATACCTGTATAACATTCTTCTCCAACATATGTTTAAGATGCTCCTCTTCTTCTTTTTCAAAGTGGAGTGGCGTTCTACGAAGCTTTTGTCTAATTGGTTTTGCATCTCCTGTATCTATTCTGTGCTTCACATCTCCATTAAACAAACCTATATCAAAGTCATCTTGTGAAAAACATCTTGATATTCGAACAACAAATTTCTAACTCTAACTGCTTCACATTCGTTAAGTCTAAATATTAGATTAGAGTACAAAGGCCTCTGGTGTATCAGGATACCAATCTGTTGCCATTTCTTGTGTTCTTTCTGTGTATTCTTCAAGTGTCTCATCTTGGTCCTGTTTCAAGTCCTGCAACTGTCTCCTTATTATATGAGGTAGATCCCGTCTTCCAAAACGTTCATTCAACTTGTTGTAGAGTTTAACATAATCTTCCTGTACTCCTTTGGCTTTCACGCTGTAGAACTTCAGTGCCTTATCCCTCAAACATTCTATCAATTTATCAAGCCTGTGTTGTGGTGTCCATTTGTATCTGTTGGCAATGTGACTAAACTGTAGGAAATAAGGTCGCCAATCTGTGTTTCCATCATAAGTTGCCAACTTTGGAGCAGATGGTCCTTCAACTCTCTTTTCACTCCTGTCCTGTAAATTACCTTTTGGAGTATATCCAGGGCTTGACTTCAATGCAGTTATTAATGGTTTCCTATCCTCTTGTTTACTGTAAATTCCGGACGGAAATAGCTTCTCAATCCTCTCAGTGGTGAGTCTCATTTCATCTGCTTGTTTCATTTTGTTGTCTCTAATCCTGATTTCTTCACGCATTTCATTTTCTCTTTTCTCAAAGTCTACTGACAGTGCGTCTGTATTTTCGTTATAGTCATGTTACATTTGCTCAGTGCATTTCTGAAACTTTACATTTTGTTCAGTAAATCTTTTTTCAAACTCACCTTGCATAGTTTGCATTTGATGTTGCATTTCTTGTAGTGCTACTTGCTTTTCTTGCATTCGTTGTTTCATTATGGCATTCATGCCACTCATTTGCTCCTCTAATTCACGAACTCTTTGCTTTGGATCTATGTCTTTTTTTGTACGTTCCAGTGGTTTCACAACAATTGCTCCTTCGTCAACCAAAGGGTCCCATATGGTGTTAGGAATACCTTCAAGTAATTTCAAATCTTCTATGGTAAGTTGTCCTCTCTCCTCTCTAGCAGTGTAATGATCCCAGCTCTCTTTGTGCCAATACTTTTAATACTTTTGAGTTCTTCAACTGCAGCAGTGTTGATATTTACTGGTATTCTGTTGTGCAGACACCAAAATATATGTACGCAAAAATTCACGAACCAAAAAAATGCGATTCCTCAAAATCTCAAAATCAAAAAGTACACGAGTGAAAATAATGTCAccaaatgatcaaaataagtcAATGCGCAAAAATGGTATACGCTATCTCAAAATGCTGAAGTACGTACTACGAATCAAAATGTGGcgtaatattcaaaataatatcacgacaaaataatttcacaaatgTGCAAAATATAGAATATGTTAATACCCAAACATCAGAACATCTGATGTATCCTTACAGGGAATATATAAAGGTAAAGGATATAATTACTATATCAAAACGGAAACATCAGAACATCTGATGTATCTTATCAAACTATAGTAActggggaaaaaagggggggtctCAATGTCACTGGACTactgaaaacaacaaaaaatgttttaaatataatgtaTGAGTTCTACACACAGTACAAAGTGAATAATACTTCTTACTTTTATCATATATCTCTTtaaataaaagagaaaacaaGTTTTTCtcttttccaaaatttaaaaaaattgccgCCAGATAATGTCAACAAACATTGAGTTCAACTGTCAAACAACTTCTGACACCAATTGTGGTGACTTCAGTATACTAATAGATATATATGACTTACACAAGAGTGTCGCTGAGTACTCTTAGGTTGAGAGTTACACGGGTCTGTATACAGCACCGAATTCCAGGCTCCTACGATCAGGGAACACGTCTGTTAGCTTGGCTGTCTATCTTAACTCTAAGGGAATCCCCGACTATTCGGAACTCTCTTGACTAATGCATATCGTGTTTGATTGTACCTAACCGGCGTACTCCacacttatgtcagtacacctttcctatattgcctatatGGTATGGTTCTTTCTCATTGTTCAAGACTATGTGGTTGTTTTTAGTTGTTTACACACACTTAATTtaaactttgatggatagttgtctaattggcatcataccacatctcactTTTATATTAATCTGAAATTGCTagatgttttttacatgtattaatgcATACTGTTTAAACTGACGCTTACTTGGTAACAATTATAGGATTATTGATTATGGtttgtctttaaaaatgtcctCCTTTGATCTCCAAAATGTCCTCTTTTGATCTCCAAAATATCCTCCTTTGATCTCCAAAATGTCCTCCTTTGATCTCCAAAATGCCCTCCTTTTATCTCCAAAACGGACTCTCTTTAAAGGTTTTCTATTGTGCAGTTAAACGGATAATAGGTCTTTCTTATATATGTTCTCAAATACCGGAAATTCGTCAGAATGCAGAATTTGCACCCCCTCCCCGAGCTTTTAAGTTCTTTAAGCAGTACCTTGCCCAATGCCGTAAACCCATCTCGACCCTGTTTAGCATTCTTTTAACGTTTGTCTGATAAATTATCTGTTGGAAGTTATTGCCTGTCTGCTTAACGATTGAGAAATGTTTCTTTTAGTGTGATCATTTTTTaagtttggaatttttttttcgtCGTCATTTACAAATATGATAGTGCCGCTGCAACGGTTACTGAACATGTCGGATTCTTTTATCGTCTTTCGGatttttgtttgcttgtttgttttgtttggaaTAAACAATATTTGTGCTCAAACAGGATATATTTTTAACTGTTGATTATCAtacgtacatgtatattgttacaTAAAAATGCAAGGAActacacaaataaaattgaaaatggaaatggggaatgtgtcaaagagacaacaacccgaccatagaacagacaacagcagaaggtcatcaatagGTCTTAAATGCAGGATAAATCccggcacccggaggcgtccttcagctggccccaaaacaaatatatatactcgCCCGGACAAACACTCTATAATCTAGTAAAATCTACTTGATTACTTACAAACCTGTCTCAGTGGTACCTTCTCTTGTTTTCGCAGGTctgtttaaaaaaatttctatattttcttGTACGGACGAAGGtgaatattatgattattattGTATATCTTTTGCAGATGAAAGAAAGTGCATTTTTTGCATCACTCTCAGCAGATAAGGCTAGTGTTGCAACGGGAACAACACTTGTATTTGGCACAGTGAACTTAACGTCGGAGGAGCATACAGTGCAGTAAATGGGAAATTTACCTGTAAGGAGGAtggagtttattttttttctcttggtCAACACTATCTAGTCCAAATAAAGATTTTACAAGTAAATTGGTTGTAAATGGACATGATATTGTTGTGGTTGCTGTAGACAATGACTTAACAAAGGATTCGCTGGCAGGGTCCACTAGTGCAGTAGTTCAACTAAGACGAGGAGAATCGACATGGATAAAAGTTGTAGAAGGAGCATACATTGCACGTGATTGGGCTACTATCTCAGTGTCTGCGTTTACgggatttttaatttattaagaaATTTTGACCATTTCTTAATTCATTGTCATGGCTTTACATATTACGTACACATATGaacttataaataaaatgaaatattacttatagataaagatatataattgaaaaaaaaaacacttgtgaGCACGATCACACACCCAACTCCTGCATATTGTCACTAGGCAAACACAATCTTGCCAGAGTTCTAGGTCTAAAGACTCATAGATCATTTCTTGTagatatacacatctacatagaaTGTCCTAATTATATCTACAAAGTTTCTTGAAATACAGTTGAGTGGTTTCAGAAAAGTTGGAATAAAAAATTGATGCAGAAGTTAATTTAAGCTAAAATTCAAAGGTGCATTGCCCTAGTTAGTCATAACGTACACAATATTTGAAACACAAACCGTAAAAATcacaattcaaaataaatatagataatctctttattttcaaaatgatacaGATTCTTTTTAATAATATGAAGGATAATTGTTCAAAATTATGACAGTGTTGTATTAGAGTTCTTCAGAAAGAAGGTCCATTTCTTTTGTTGCCATGGGTGCATTTTGTACCATCCAAATGAGACATCAGAAGATGCTGTTGCAATCTTTTGTTTAACGATCATTCCTACAACATTAAAAATAACgcataaggccaaataaaatgatatgtgtgtttcctattacatctttgaaaaaatagtgtAGGTTGGCGGGGATTTTTTTATCATCAAGTACTAcattaaccaaaaactttaatcagaCGCGATACAGACGGAGGGACAGACGCACagaaggacggacgaacgaacggacacacagactgaaaaacataatgatcctaggtggggcataaaaaaaatctgcTCTATTCCATGTGTGACGGAAAAAACAGATTTGCTGCACAAGATTATTTGTGATATTCCTTACATGAACTCTCagtgttaaaattttgaattgcaaACTGAGAATATATATGAACTTGAAAATTTGGTTTATACCTTTAACTTTTCTTAGAAATCCTATTTTGCCTTTTTGattcttgttttgttttatagttttattttatataaactcatcattgaaATTTTGCACGGCAGACGCGTGTATCGTCTAAAAAGTAAcagtcaaataaaaaagttttaaaaaaagtttaaaaggtttGTTGATTGCTGATAATTAGATTTATTCCCTACatcattatctatatatatagatgtcattattttttgtttctttccTACTGGATGATTATGAATCATAATAACTGATTATAAAATCGGAATAAAATCTAGTATACCCGTTACCTTTTGGTACTGCACTACAGCCTGCATGTGTCTCAAAAGATGCTGCACTAAAGTCTGGAAGTGTATTATTGTTCAAGTGACGTGTATGAAGATATGTCTGACGTGTAAAGCAGTAGGTAAAAGCTGCTCCGTCTTTGTTGGCTtctgttcattaaaaaaaaacatatattaagtTAATATTCACATTAACAATTTATTTTGCGacagttaaaatatttttatatacagaatttttttttctagacaaaataaacaatgaaaaaaatcacttattttCATGTGATAATGGtagttataataaaatataattataaaaaatgataaaaggtaacagtaaaaaaaacggagtttagtatgacgtccattatcactgaacaagtatagatatttgtttaggggccagctgaagaacccctccgggtgcgggaatttctcgctgcattgaagacctattagtgaccgtctgctgttgtctgttctatggccgggttgttgtctctttgacacattccctatttccattctcaattttattctaaagttttatttacaaaaaaaaaaggcaacaaaaCAATTAATACAACTTGTAAACATACTGCAATATtacaaagtgaaataaaaaaaaggcagacGTTCTCTGATGAATGATTTCCATTCCCCTATCAATTAAAAATGTTAAGAATAAAATGCATTTCCTACATTCTTTTATGAAGATATTATTCTAAAGACACTTACTATCATTACGGGTGCCCTGTTGTTCGTCTTTCTTTACTGTTTTCAACTTGATTTGTCTAAGGTTGTTCTGACATATAGTGAATTCACAGTCTGGAAGTTCCTCAGAAAATCTATGTTGAAGATGAAATTCcttgtaaataaaaatgtataagcaaactatattaaaacattttataatctatattttatacaatatatagatatatgtaccATGATTGTCGTGAAGTTGGGGtcaaactctaatttgacattacaaatagaaagatcatatcataggaagcatgtttactaagtttcaagttgattggtcttTAATTTcgtcaaaaactacattgaccaaaaactataaactgaagcgggacagacgggcgaatgaacgaacagacgcacagacgaaAAATATAAGTCCACTAGGTGGAGCATACAAATGCGAGCCTTTGAATTTCGATATgactctttttttaaataacatacgTATATATATAGTATGGTGATACTCAGGAAGTCACAGTGTTAGCCTTAATAAACATCTCACAATAATTTCGAAATTTCAAAACCTTCATTTAATTTGTAACAAATCTTATAATATTTGTAATATCTTTCTAGTTCACTACATTGTTCAAATACTTCAATATTCTTATAAATTCAGGACCAAAGTTGGAATTATTTGCGGAGGAGCCTTTTATTTAACTGTCATACATGCGCATGCAGCAGAGCCGTATAAGATTTGCTTACTTCCGcgcattttaaatttgtttctaGTTAACGTCTTCATATACAAACTTTactttggatggagagttgtctcattggcactcacaccacatcttcctatatatatttacTCATAGATAAAAATAATTACCTGTGGTGATACACTATTGTATTTTGAAGTAAGTGTATTTACGATGTTGGTAACTAAATGTTGGCTCTCAGTTTCTAGCTTTTGAATGTGCTGCATAATGTCATGTGACCTgtgtaaaaaatatgaaaattatatttcaaaCTATGTACTGATAACCTCTTGAAGCACTATATGTGTCTGAGAGTTTATAATAAAGAATCTGAacttttaagagaaaaaaatggtGTGGAATGTGTAGCCTTTCTACCTGCCACTAGGTTTAAAGGATAATAACTCTATATTTTACAGGAAGTTTAAATGTGCAATGCAATCACAATTTCTTTTCAATAGACACAGACAATTATCTTGTAATGGACCGTAATTCTTTGCTTATTTCCATCTTTAATTCTGTTGTTTGCATCTattttttataatagatagatagatagatagatagatagtttattctcataaaaccatgcaagtacaaaggttacagagaagttaaaaaatagtatacataaaaataaaaaatgcataaaattcaaaatttcggatgagataacatataaaagaatatatatatatatatagacttatatagtcaaatgtcaaatgtaaaagctaaaattgtataaagaaatactttctATAAGTATGTTAAATAAATTATGGTTGTTAAGAAGGAGTGAGCTTACTATTAATACATCTTATAAAATTGAAGAGGTTTCTTAGGTACAGTCATTGTATTGAACAAAATCATTACTCTTCGCCGCTTAATTTATAGATACATGTAATGCATAGTGATGTACATTGACTGAACATAAAAGTGCATATGTAGTTGTCTCCCTTACTAGTATAATCAGTTTCAGAATGTTCATTGCtatttcccttgtttaaaacTATCAATTTCATGTTTCTTTATTTAATGATTTACATGATGCTTATTCATTACATTTTTGTGAAATTGAATAGATATTAgtattttgaattcattggttaaagattttatttttatcctgcaattgggtgttctactaatatacagatacagccctacagttatcgctatgctgtatctgtatactatacagatatcgcttgaAAGCTctgcccactgccggactgagtattgtataaacctgcgtgacctcagaatgtgtattgcaatcgcattccaatgacgtatcaATTGCGAATTAACGATAACTATTAAGCTctgcccactgccggactgagtattgtataaacctgcgtgacctcagaatgtgtattgcaatcgcattccaatgacgtatcaATTGCGAATTAACGATAACTATTATACGTTCTGtctgttttcaaacatttctttagagcaataagagTCACActaattttctgataacatacacacatgaacagcagtctttttctacgatgacaactatcgatttcaaaacttgaatgtgtatgattgtgtaacaaaaacaatcatgtcaatttcatcatgcatgtttagtgaatgtcaagtctaaagcgtaggacaactcgtacactcctgtttcaaattggacaatgttttgttatttgtttttactgttgaaattagttgttatttaagaattgaatgcttctttttgtaaatttattggggtgtaaaagcgttgaccgaagtacattttgtatgaagcgcggaagcgcttcattctaaaaatgtgcgcacggtcaacgcttttacaaccctataaagtttcaaaaagaagcattcaatacttatagtTACATTTTTTAgttatgatcatgaaaacacgtattttacatatttttttatttaattcacctgtgcactttattgttggaccacgtgttatcatgaatgaaaagttgtattgagcaatgcaactgcttacggaataacacgtgatgtgcagttagccaatcagaataaagtattataatgaaacatttatctaatattattatgttaaaatagataattattcactttGAGCGATGTagtattgttgaccattcgagattctctttttgcgaacccgtcttcagttGAATGTGTGATAACTGAatcgtattactacacgggcctcaagggatttcaaaaatcgaaaataaatgaaaaacatgtgtttggttttttttttttttctttcaaaacacaaatagtatacagaattaattgcaggataaagacaataactgtttagtgtctttaaacatcagctgtatttgtactcggctcgaaacaggtgtaatagctcgctaaaagctcgcacacaccttgtttcctagcctcgtacaaatacagttgatatttaaagacacttaacAGTTGTTGTCTATGTATCCTTAATTTAGTATTTGCATTGTCGCAAATCAGTTATAACCTCCTTTGACAGACTTAGACCTACACATTTTATATGACTGgttcaataaaattaatttgaattgtCTGAGGTCTGAATTATTCGGCCCAATCAATGAAAGCTGTGATGAATGCAAATCTTCCTTGAAATTATTGGTTTACAATTGCTTAGATGTAAGACCTCactccccccctccccccccccccccccccatttaaaaaaaaacaacaaaaaaaaatgaaattttgatcaATCTTGAAGAAAAAAGTATCACCCCCACCCaaccacccccacccccccccccaaaaaaaaaaaaacaaacctgtttaaaccgaacttCTTTGGGACTTAAGATTTGTTTCGGATTTGGCCGaagttcggttttatcaggttcacatagcacataatttgatatgacggtgcttatGAACATgtttggattagacaggtttTTGGTTTATACAGtattcggtttagtcaggtttcactgtatatcatTTTACTTTAATCCTAcatacatatctttatatatgtatatacataatgtttgAATGATGCCATACTACTAGTCATATGCTTCCGAtttatagaataaaaaatatCCTCTGAAGTTAAGGATCAAGTTGGAGGTAGCTTATCTTACCTTTCAGTGTTAACGGTTGACAAAACTCGCTTCAGAAAAACAAGTCCACTCAATATCTTTTCGTTGAATCCGAATTTTAGACTATCTAAAATTTGACTTTCCAACtgtaaagaaattatttttaaattactcGTATAGTatgtaataatgataaataagtgGGTCACAGCTGACcccttaaaaaaaatgtgtactagttcagtgaaaatgaacgtcatactaaactccaaaacatatttataaattttataaatgaattaaaaaaattttaaaaatcataccagactaacaaaccccagaggctcctgactattTTTCTCCTTTCCAATTCAACTGAGTTCGCAGTATCGGTAAACGGAAAATGTggttctcatatttgattttgaattCATGTATGATAGTCTTGTGGAATAACTACGAATAATATTTCCCTCTCCTCCCCTCCCCCAGACAAATCTTTAAACAAGGGGTTGTGATTACTATTTATTTcttattatcatttatatatgtGTACCTGTCTCACTTTATCGTTGGCCACACTTTCAGCATAAAGCAAAGTTTGATACTTTCCCGTAGTCTCAGCAGCTTTCTCCATATTTCTCTCTAACTTCTCTTGAAGAAACTTAATATAATCCTTTCTCCGCTCATGATTTTTAGGCGAGAATTTGTCTTCATATTCTGCGAAGAAGGTTTTTTTACGCTGAAGTAAGTCTGTAACAAATGTCACTTTATCGTTGATGACCTTACATTTctgaagaaaaaatataataaactatCAAATGAATAAATTTGTTGCAAAAgtcttcaaaacaaaacaaaaatattgcttGCGGTTACTACGTTAAACTTGAGAACTATGGAACAATGGAAAAAATACGAAATCAAATATAAGAcaatgaaacaacaaaataacGGAACGTCCATTATTGTAGAACACCGCGATAAGACTTTCGGTAAGACAAATATGTTTCGCTGATTCTGTTGGTTCTCTGATTCAGTTTTCCGCTGTTTTGGTtgctttacttttttttaatgttggttCTACTGTTTCGTTGTTTCGTTGTTTCGTTGTTTCGCTGTTCCGTATTATTGTAATATCAAAATTGTTGATGTTTATATTTTACCTTTTGTTGTTCCTGAAGTTCCTGGTAAATTTTCTCGTGGTTCTCTATTAATTTCTCTAAATCTTGTACTTCTTTGTATTCTCTTACTTGTTTATACCGCTTGTGGCATTTTTTCTCCGTTAATCTAAAATACAACAGAATTGTATtggaaaacaaatgaaatttagTTCGATTGATAAATCATATtctaaattattatataaatcacTTGAACTTTTGTGTTTCCgcatgtttttcattttatttcttcgAAATGGATTTCTAATTTCTCAAGCAGCGACAAAATATCATTCCAACATAAAATTCCCGAATTACTGTTTTAACTTATGTTTTtctaaagtacaaaaaaaaatattttcagagaATGAAAAATCTGATAGCATATGTTATTCGATAATTAAATTCTTTGAACTCACGTTCGTTGTGGCAGAATTCTGCCTCCTACTATCATTTTCTGAAATTTGTCAAGAATCATCCTGGCTACTGATGGCTTATCTGATTCAGATAGTGACCAATTCTCCTGGGACTCGACAAGACTGAAAACTGTCTCCGTCAACATATAAAATAACTCGTTCATCTTAGGAAACACTGCAAAGATATTGCATTGTGCATTGCTTAATTATTtcagaaacaaatattcaatagCATATAAAAGATCATCCTGTCTGTAACAAGGTGTTTTAAATGTTGGACAATGACAGAAAAAATCGCTATCCTTaagtttttcataaaaatatcGATTTGTATTTATCTCCgaaaataaacaacatattttttaattcaggcaaataataaaatcttgttctcaaatacaatatatatatatactaaattaGGGAAGTTAAAATTCTcaagaaaataattgtataaacaggattttttgccaaaataatcttgaatattttgtgtttttcgAAGATAAAACATCTTCTTTGACATATGTAGAAGTATTTGTCAACAAAACTTACCTTCATCTGTTTTATAATCTCTCAATCTCTTCATGATGCTAATCATCTTCTCCATACGTACTTCATCTATTGTTGGATCAATATGGTCTTCTAGCTCTTCGCACAATGTTGTAAAGCTAGCAATACTGCAATTCGAAAAATTCTTAATTTACTAGGTACTTACAGAAAAGTTTGAAACTCCACGGTAATTGATTTTATGGATGGAGTAAAACAGCATAAAGAATGACAGGCAAGAAATTCAAAATATAGGACAAACAATATAAATTGAGAAAATATGAGAAGAAAAAGGAAAGAATTGAGAATAAggttagaaataaataaaattacagaaaagaGGTCTTAAAAGTTCAAGATAAATGTAATGAATCAAAActcgtaaataaaaaaatagaaatatttaaccaaaattAATTCTTTGGTTATCAAATTTAATGGTGTAGAGAGTCAATGTCGGTATTAAAAAAAACTCAGAAGAAAAAAACTCACCTGTGATATGGACCGGACATAAGCCGATATATATCTGGTATTAAAACTGAATTCATTTCTTTATCTTCTGTAAAATCAACGAAAATATTCTGGAAAAATTTTGTGACTTTCTATGGCGTAGTGAAGGAACGTCGCTACAGAGAAGACAGAGAATGACGACAACGTCATAGTTCTATTGCTTCGCCATTGGTTGACGATGTCGAAGAAGCAAAGACAATCGAAAAAAGTTTCTTGTACAAAAATGcatc
It includes:
- the LOC139510600 gene encoding putative leucine-rich repeat-containing protein DDB_G0290503, whose product is MNSVLIPDIYRLMSGPYHSIASFTTLCEELEDHIDPTIDEVRMEKMISIMKRLRDYKTDEVFPKMNELFYMLTETVFSLVESQENWSLSESDKPSVARMILDKFQKMIVGGRILPQRTLTEKKCHKRYKQVREYKEVQDLEKLIENHEKIYQELQEQQKKCKVINDKVTFVTDLLQRKKTFFAEYEDKFSPKNHERRKDYIKFLQEKLERNMEKAAETTGKYQTLLYAESVANDKVRQLESQILDSLKFGFNEKILSGLVFLKRVLSTVNTERSHDIMQHIQKLETESQHLVTNIVNTLTSKYNSVSPQEFHLQHRFSEELPDCEFTICQNNLRQIKLKTVKKDEQQGTRNDKANKDGAAFTYCFTRQTYLHTRHLNNNTLPDFSAASFETHAGCSAVPKGMIVKQKIATASSDVSFGWYKMHPWQQKKWTFFLKNSNTTLS